Within Persephonella sp., the genomic segment AAAATGACCCTGAGGATATACCAAAACTCCTTGATGTGCTGGATCAGGGATACGACATAGTGAGCGGTTGGAGAAAAGACAGAAAAGACGCATTTTTAAGCAGAACATTACCATCAAGAATAGCAAACTGGCTGATCTCAAAGGTCACAGGGGTTCATCTTCACGATTACGGCTGTTCATTAAAGGCTTACAGATCAGAGGTGGCAAAAAATCTTGATTTTTACGGAGAGATGCACAGATTTCTCCCTGCCCTATCAAAGGCTATAGGTGCAAAGGTTACAGAAATTCCTGTTAAACACCACCCCCGTATCTATGGAAAGTCAAAATATGGAATATCCAGAACTTTTAAAGTCTTACTTGATCTTATTCTTGTAAAATTCTTACTTGATTACAGAACAAAACCTCTAAGGGTTTTAGGCGGATCGGGAGCTGTTTTACTCTTTCTTGGGGCTGTTACACTGCTTTATCTTATAGGGGTAAAGTTAATCGGTGGACAGGATATAGGAAACAGACCTCTGCTTATCTTCGGAACTTTGTTTTTCCTTTCGGGAATACAGCTTATTTCAACAGGTATAGTTGCTGAGCTGATTACAAGAACCTATTACGAATCACAGGGAAAAAGACCTTACATTATAAGGGAAATAATAAGAAACAAAAAACTTGAGGTTGTGAACAGAGGGCTTGTTGAAGAAAAGGTTTATTAAAATATTTGAGCTGTTAGTTTCCTTATCTGTAACCTTAGGTTTTATATATCTGTTTTATAAGGTGATCGGGATAGAAAAATTTCTGAAGTTTTTTTCAGAATTAAACCCCCTAAATATATTAGTTGCATTTTTACTTTATACCGGATCTTACATCACCAGAGCTTTCAGGTGGAAAATTGTTCTTTCGATTAAGGAGTTTAAGAAATTATTTAAAATAACCGCCTACAATACAGTTTTTAACATATTTCTTCCCTTTAGAACAGGAGAAATTTCCTTCTTTTACATGCTGAAAAAGGAGAAGATACCCCTTTCAGAAACAGCTGTCAGCTTTTTTTCTGTAAGAGTATTTGATGCGATCTCTCTTTTCTCAGTTTTTGGTATATCCCTTTTTCTTTTTTGGGGAAAACCGGTGTTATCAATACTTGTATTTATACTTGCCCCTTTCTCCTTTTTATTTTTTCAGCTTTTACTCAGATACATAAAACATGAAAAAGTTCAAGAGTTTAGCAAAACAAAGCTAAACCTAAGAAATATATCTGTTTTATATCTGCTCTCTGTTTTTACTTTTCTGCTGAAATTCACAGCTTTTTATCTTGTTCTTCCAGAAGGCATTGATCTATCCTTTACTGAAGCCTTTTTGGCTTCGTCTGCAGGGGACATTACAACTATCCTCCCAATACATGGAATAGCAGGGATTGGAACATACGAAGGCGGCTATGCTGGAATTCTTCTTCTGTTCGGTATAGACAAGCAGACAGCCATTTTAGGGTCTGTTTTTGTTCATATTTTTATCCTTATAGGATCAGCTGTTATAGCCGGATTTTCGTATATTTTTTTAAGAAACTGAGATCTATTTATTGCCGAACACCTGTTCTAACTTTTCTTTAACCAGCTCTGTTGTGATTTTTGTGACGTCTTCTTTAATACTTTCTCTTACCTTATCTTTCAGATCTGCTTCTACAGTTTCAAACAGTTTTTCTTTTACAGTACTTTTTATCTCCTCAGTGGATTCTTTCAGCTCTTTTTCAAGCCTGTCAAAGAAATCCTTCTGGAGGTCTTCCTTTATTTTCTTTATATCAATATCCTCTTTAATCTCCTCAACAAGTTTCTCAACTGCAAGCTGAATAACTGTATTTCTTAATTCATCAGGGGAGATCTCAATGGTTATTTTTAAGCTTTCTGAATTTTGCACCGGCTGAGGTTCAGGCTTTACTACTTCCTTATTTTCTGGAAGCTGGGGTTCAGGTTCGTTTGGAAGTAGTTCCTCAGATTTTGGAGCTTCTATCTCTTTCAACAGATCAGAAACATCATCAAGACTTTCTGTTTCCATTGTGAGGTCTATCTCTCCTGTCGGCTCAGATGAAACAGTTTCACCAAGTAGAGCTTCCATATCTGTAGGAGGTTGATAGGTTTCTTCAAATGACTCAATAGATGGAGGTTCTTCCCTTACAGCTGTCTGCTGAGGCTTTGATAGATCACTAACAAGTTTATCTATGTCTGTTTCTTTATAGTAAAAATCAAGATTTTCAAATCTTGAAAGATTTTCCTGATCTATAGGATTTTCTTTTGATATAAGAACTTTTATTGTTTTGCCTTTTATCTGATCCCTTGAGAGAAAAAATTCAAGGGCATTTAAAGCTATCTCACCACCTGTTGCATCATAAATAATAACCTCAGGATTAAAAAAAGATATCTCTCTGAGGAAGCTTAGACTATCTGTATAACCTTTTACTTCACTGTCTGGAAGTTTTTTGGCAAGTGTTTTAATAAAATCCTGATCAAAACTGATAACCGCTATATTCATAACTCCCTCCAGAATTAATAATAAAATTTACATTAATTATAATCTTTTTTTTTAATTTTGGCATTCCCTACTTTTAAGACAGCTCTCTGTCTTAGATTAAAGAAAATCTATCTCTTTACGAAATCTTATTAAGACAATAATTTTAAGGAGTATCAGAATGGGGAAAATAATAGGTCTTGTAAACCAGAAAGGAGGTGCAGGAAAAAGCAGTATCACAAATGCTTTATCCCATGAGTTTTCAAGGAGGGGATACAGGGTTCTTGTGGTTGATTACGATCCTCAGGGAACTCAGACGATGCTTTTTGGTTTTAACAGACTTTCTGAGTTTGTTGATACAGAGCACGACATTACAAACATCTTTAACGGAAAAGAACTCAAACCAATAAATGTTAAAGAAAACCTTGATCTTATACCTGCAAATCAGGGTTTAAGGGAGGAGGCAGAAAGCGGTAGAATGGGAAAAGAGTTAATTCTCTCAAACTTCCTGAAAGGGGGTTTTGGAAAAAAAGGTATCGCTGAAGATTACGACATAATCTTCATAGACTCACCTGCAGATTCAGGTGCTTTAACTGTCGGGACTATAGCCTCAAGCGATTACGTGCTTATACCTACAAGACTAACATTTGTTGATTCAACAGGTCTTGTTGGAACACTTCAGACTGTAATACAGGCTGTTATGACCTTCAGACTTGATCTTTCCATATTAGGATTTATACCTGTTGCTTACAAGCCAAGACTGAAAGAACACAAAGATGTTCTTGCATCATTGAAACAAACTATACCCCAGATAATAGAAAAGTATGATTTTATAAAAAAAGCATCGGAAGAACTTTTCTTTGATCCCATAAACGACAGAATAGCATGGGCAGAAGCTGCAGGAAAAAGAATATCTATCAGAGAGTATATTGAAACTGAGAAAAAATCCCAGAAGGACATTATTCTTACCCTTGAAAACATCACAGATGAGATAATCAGAAGAACTCTCATTCCCTTAGAAGTAACGGTTTAGGGAGGCAATCATGGATACAGGAATTTTTGAGGACATACTTGATATAAAAAAAACAGAAAAAATAAAAGAGGCTGTTCAGAAAATACAGGAAGTTAAGCCTGAAGAAATACAGATCTCAAAAATCAAAAACCCAAGATTTCACGACAGAAGTTATGTCAGCCCTGAAAGGATCGTAGCACTTGCAGAAAATATCAAAGAGTATGGTCTTGCCCAGCCTATTGTTGTGAGAAGATTGGAAGATGGAAGCTACGAGAGGATAATAGGATATATCAGAATAAAAGCATTTGAGTATCTAAAAAGGGACAAAATTCCTGCTGTCGTTCTTGATGTTGACGAGGAGACTGCCCTTGCATTAATGATATCGGAAAATGCCCAGAGGGAAGACCTGAATGATTACGATAAACTAATGTCCCATCTTGATTATCTCTCTTTTATTCTGAAAAAAGATAGGAACGACGTGATTAGAACGGCAAGAAAGATATTTAACTACATATCAGGAAATATAAAAGAGCTTACCCCAGAGGAAAGGAAAGAGGGACAGATAATAGAAAAAACATTACAGAAGCTCTCAGGAACAAATCTGAGGACATTTATAGAAAGATTAAAAATTATAAATGTTGCTCCCCAGATAAAAGATGCCATAAAAAAACACGGCTGGTCTTACTCATTAGCCATTGAGGTCAACAAGCTCAGAAATTATCCTGAAAAAATGGAACAGCTTATAAAACAGATCATAAAGTATGATCTGAGCAAAAAAGAAGTGGAAGCAAAAGTCAGGGAGATATTAGGGGAAGAGGCAAAAAAAAGAATTAAAAATCCATTTAAGGAAGTATTTAAAGATCTAAACAGGAAGGTCTCATCAGTATATAAAAAACTTCCTAAAGAAGAAAAGAGAAAAGTTGAAAAGATGATAGAGGAAAAACTAAACCAGATATACAAAATACTTGAAAAATACGAGTGAGGATTATTCCTCCTCTTTTTCTTCTATCTCTTTTAAGGCTTTCTCAAAATCTTTAATATCCTGAAACTCATTGTAAACAGATCTAAATCTGAGGTATGCAACAGGGTCTATTTTTTTTAATCTCTCCTGAACAAGATCACCTATCTCTGTGCTGTCAACAACAAGCTTTCCTTCCTCAAGAAGATATTTCTCTATCTCATCGGCTATGTCAACCATCTGTTTTTCAGAAACAGGTCTGTTTTTTGATGCAAGTCTTATTCCTCTAATTATCTTATCTTTGTTAAAAGGCTCAGTTGTGCCGTTCTTTTTCTTAACGATAATCTTTTCTTCTTCGTATCTCTCGTAGGTTGTAAACCTAAACCCACAGTCAAGACACTCACGCCTTCTTCTTATCACAGACCCATCTTTTGACTGTCTTGTATCAACAACCTTATCATTAAGAGATCCGCAGTTTGGGCATTTCATTAAGTTTTTTCTTCCTCCTTTATTTCCTTGTAAGATAATCCATAATAAACAAAATGCCCCTGTATTTTTTTATTTTTATTGATATAAAATTTTGAGATCACATCAGCCTTTGAGTCTTCATTTGTATATATGTAATACTCTAATAGAGCTTCATCACCTTTAATCCACAAACCCCTTGGTTGTATTTTTATTTGTGGAAAAATTTTAAGCACTACTTTGTAGTAATTTTTAATACCTTCTTTTCCAACTATTGTTAATCTATCAGGATATACCTCTTTTATTTTGGGGTCATAAAGCTCTGCTGTTTCAGCATAGCTATCCATAAT encodes:
- a CDS encoding glycosyltransferase family 2 protein encodes the protein MEKVDLSIVIPIYNEEENLPILYEKLKKVLEELGKSYEIIFVNDGSTDRSWEIIKELSQKDPHVVGVNFRKNFGQTAAMSAGFETARGEIIITMDGDLQNDPEDIPKLLDVLDQGYDIVSGWRKDRKDAFLSRTLPSRIANWLISKVTGVHLHDYGCSLKAYRSEVAKNLDFYGEMHRFLPALSKAIGAKVTEIPVKHHPRIYGKSKYGISRTFKVLLDLILVKFLLDYRTKPLRVLGGSGAVLLFLGAVTLLYLIGVKLIGGQDIGNRPLLIFGTLFFLSGIQLISTGIVAELITRTYYESQGKRPYIIREIIRNKKLEVVNRGLVEEKVY
- a CDS encoding lysylphosphatidylglycerol synthase transmembrane domain-containing protein, encoding MKKRFIKIFELLVSLSVTLGFIYLFYKVIGIEKFLKFFSELNPLNILVAFLLYTGSYITRAFRWKIVLSIKEFKKLFKITAYNTVFNIFLPFRTGEISFFYMLKKEKIPLSETAVSFFSVRVFDAISLFSVFGISLFLFWGKPVLSILVFILAPFSFLFFQLLLRYIKHEKVQEFSKTKLNLRNISVLYLLSVFTFLLKFTAFYLVLPEGIDLSFTEAFLASSAGDITTILPIHGIAGIGTYEGGYAGILLLFGIDKQTAILGSVFVHIFILIGSAVIAGFSYIFLRN
- a CDS encoding ParA family protein, which produces MGKIIGLVNQKGGAGKSSITNALSHEFSRRGYRVLVVDYDPQGTQTMLFGFNRLSEFVDTEHDITNIFNGKELKPINVKENLDLIPANQGLREEAESGRMGKELILSNFLKGGFGKKGIAEDYDIIFIDSPADSGALTVGTIASSDYVLIPTRLTFVDSTGLVGTLQTVIQAVMTFRLDLSILGFIPVAYKPRLKEHKDVLASLKQTIPQIIEKYDFIKKASEELFFDPINDRIAWAEAAGKRISIREYIETEKKSQKDIILTLENITDEIIRRTLIPLEVTV
- a CDS encoding ParB/RepB/Spo0J family partition protein, with amino-acid sequence MDTGIFEDILDIKKTEKIKEAVQKIQEVKPEEIQISKIKNPRFHDRSYVSPERIVALAENIKEYGLAQPIVVRRLEDGSYERIIGYIRIKAFEYLKRDKIPAVVLDVDEETALALMISENAQREDLNDYDKLMSHLDYLSFILKKDRNDVIRTARKIFNYISGNIKELTPEERKEGQIIEKTLQKLSGTNLRTFIERLKIINVAPQIKDAIKKHGWSYSLAIEVNKLRNYPEKMEQLIKQIIKYDLSKKEVEAKVREILGEEAKKRIKNPFKEVFKDLNRKVSSVYKKLPKEEKRKVEKMIEEKLNQIYKILEKYE
- the nrdR gene encoding transcriptional regulator NrdR — protein: MKCPNCGSLNDKVVDTRQSKDGSVIRRRRECLDCGFRFTTYERYEEEKIIVKKKNGTTEPFNKDKIIRGIRLASKNRPVSEKQMVDIADEIEKYLLEEGKLVVDSTEIGDLVQERLKKIDPVAYLRFRSVYNEFQDIKDFEKALKEIEEKEEE
- a CDS encoding nuclear transport factor 2 family protein; the protein is MGKSPVQETIDSWIEGWNSHDLEKIMDSYAETAELYDPKIKEVYPDRLTIVGKEGIKNYYKVVLKIFPQIKIQPRGLWIKGDEALLEYYIYTNEDSKADVISKFYINKNKKIQGHFVYYGLSYKEIKEEEKT